In one Nicotiana tomentosiformis chromosome 6, ASM39032v3, whole genome shotgun sequence genomic region, the following are encoded:
- the LOC104121303 gene encoding GATA transcription factor 4-like, with amino-acid sequence METPDFFAGGYSAPVIDSQFEHKPFDSTNNNKNNNHITVDDLLDFSKEDEVMTDAFFNAIAGNSADSSSLTVVDSCNSLVSGGEEHFDGNLSYRSFTDAPFLTSELCVPHDDLAELEWISNFVEESFSTDDLQNLQFIPATEGPSTTTTSAENSSSGTVTFSGNYHNTTGSNSPPAFPCKSRSKRSRAAPCDWLSRLLLLPPATTSSLDSNSSLKTTPCRRRESTDTSTGRKCKHCGSETTPQWRTGPMGPKTLCNACGVRYKSGRLVPEYRPAASPTFVSTEHSNSHRKVIEIRRQKELRTNQNQQQ; translated from the exons ATGGAAACACCGGACTTCTTCGCCGGCGGCTATTCCGCTCCTGTCATAGATTCTCAATTCGAACATAAGCCATTCGACAGCACGAATAATAACAAAAACAATAACCATATTACCGTAGATGACCTTTTGGATTTTTCCAAGGAAGATGAAGTCATGACTGACGCCTTTTTCAACGCTATCGCCGGCAATTCTGCCGATTCTTCCTCCCTCACCGTCGTTGATAGCTGTAATTCGTTAGTTTCTGGTGGGGAAGAACACTTTGACGGCAACCTCAGCTACCGTAGCTTCACCGACGCCCCATTCCTTACCAGCGAACTCTGCGTTCCG CATGACGATTTGGCTGAGCTGGAATGGATCTCAAACTTTGTAGAGGAATCATTCTCAACCGACGACCTTCAAAATCTTCAGTTTATTCCGGCGACAGAAGGCCCTTCAACCACCACCACATCCGCCGAGAATTCCTCATCCGGAACCGTAACTTTCAGCGGGAATTACCACAATACCACTGGCAGTAACTCACCTCCTGCATTTCCATGCAAATCTCGAAGCAAGCGTTCACGCGCCGCTCCCTGCGACTGGTTATCTCGCCTCCTGCTCCTCCCTCCCGCCACCACGTCATCATTAGACAGCAATAGCTCATTGAAAACGACGCCGTGCAGGAGGAGAGAGAGCACCGACACAAGTACAGGTCGTAAATGTAAGCATTGTGGTTCTGAAACAACGCCGCAATGGCGCACAGGACCAATGGGCCCAAAGACACTGTGCAATGCGTGTGGAGTTAGATATAAGTCGGGTCGGTTGGTGCCTGAGTACCGGCCCGCCGCGAGCCCGACGTTTGTTTCAACCGAGCATTCCAACTCTCACCGTAAGGTTATTGAAATAAGGAGGCAAAAGGAGCTTAGAACCAATCAAAATCAGCAGCAATAA